The Brasilonema sennae CENA114 genome includes a region encoding these proteins:
- a CDS encoding macrolide 2'-phosphotransferase: MKPIINSTAEFLAVAQKHGLRLNAENVELNASGVDFLVAFATDEDGIPWVLRAPRRSDVIERAANENRVLNLLRKHLPVAVPEWRVNTEDLIAYPRLAGTPAATVNPVAKNYDWYIDQQSPSVTFVDSLAGAIAGLHTIDHDAACEAGVRVLQPVEVRQSLAKKMDQAKPLLRVSDLVWQRWQNWLADDTYWPKHSALIHGDLHPGHMLVDQDHRVTGLIDWTEAEVADPATDFAAYYAIFGESALADLLQRYQDAGGRVWPRMQDHIVELYCACPVAIAMFVLLTGDDTYLEPAQMMLSAHEQQMAGLG, encoded by the coding sequence ATGAAGCCGATCATCAACAGCACTGCGGAATTTCTGGCTGTCGCCCAAAAGCACGGTCTTCGACTGAACGCCGAAAACGTAGAACTCAACGCATCAGGAGTCGATTTCCTCGTTGCGTTCGCCACCGATGAGGACGGCATTCCATGGGTATTACGAGCACCCAGGCGGTCTGATGTCATCGAAAGAGCAGCCAACGAAAACCGGGTGCTGAATCTGCTGCGTAAGCACCTCCCAGTTGCCGTACCGGAATGGCGAGTGAACACAGAAGATCTGATTGCCTATCCCAGACTTGCCGGTACTCCAGCCGCCACCGTGAATCCGGTAGCCAAGAATTACGATTGGTACATCGACCAGCAGTCACCCTCCGTCACCTTTGTTGACTCGTTGGCTGGGGCGATCGCGGGTCTGCACACGATTGACCACGATGCGGCGTGCGAAGCTGGCGTTCGAGTGCTGCAGCCTGTCGAGGTTCGGCAGTCACTCGCCAAGAAGATGGATCAGGCGAAACCTCTGCTGCGAGTCTCGGACTTGGTATGGCAGAGGTGGCAGAACTGGCTCGCTGACGACACGTACTGGCCTAAGCACTCGGCACTGATCCACGGCGACTTGCACCCAGGGCACATGTTGGTTGACCAGGACCATCGGGTAACCGGACTGATCGACTGGACGGAAGCCGAAGTTGCCGATCCAGCGACGGACTTTGCCGCGTACTACGCCATTTTCGGTGAGTCTGCCCTTGCCGATCTGCTTCAACGGTACCAGGACGCTGGAGGTCGGGTGTGGCCTAGGATGCAGGATCATATCGTCGAACTGTATTGCGCTTGCCCTGTCGCGATCGCCATGTTCGTGCTGCTGACGGGTGACGACACCTACCTAGAACCGGCGCAGATGATGCTGTCCGCACATGAACAGCAAATGGCTGGTTTGGGATGA
- a CDS encoding M20 family metallopeptidase, translating to MVSTFPNSSCVDLSRVRLSIRSLQAQLVEWRRQLHQKPELGFKEKLTSQFVSQKLQKWGIEHQTGIAQTGIVATIKGNDTSTQKVLAIRADMDALPIQELNEVSYRSQHDGVMHACGHDGHTAIALGTAYYLHQNRDTFAGTVKIIFQPAEEGPGGAKPMIEAGVLKNPDVEAIIGLHLWNNLPLGTLGVRAGALMAAVETFKCTIMGKGGHGAMPHQTVDSVVVAAQIVNALQTIVARNVNPIDSAVVTVGELHAGTKNNVIADTARMSGTVRYFNPAYEGFFKQRLEQIIAGVCQSHGASYDFNCWSLYPPVINDATIADLVRSVAEEVVETPLGVVPECQTMGGEDMSYFLQEVPGCYFFLGSANPDKGLAYPHHHPRFDFDETILAMGVEMFVRCVEKFCN from the coding sequence ATGGTTTCTACATTCCCGAACTCCTCTTGTGTTGATTTATCTCGTGTTCGACTCTCCATTCGTTCCCTGCAAGCGCAACTTGTGGAATGGCGGCGACAATTGCATCAAAAGCCAGAACTGGGTTTTAAAGAAAAATTAACCTCTCAGTTTGTCTCGCAGAAGTTACAGAAATGGGGAATTGAGCATCAAACTGGCATTGCTCAGACTGGTATTGTAGCTACCATCAAGGGTAACGATACTAGTACTCAAAAAGTGTTGGCAATTCGCGCGGATATGGACGCTTTGCCAATTCAAGAACTCAACGAAGTCTCTTATCGCTCACAACACGATGGGGTGATGCACGCGTGTGGACATGATGGACATACAGCAATTGCCCTAGGGACAGCATACTATCTTCACCAGAATCGAGACACTTTTGCTGGTACTGTCAAAATTATATTCCAGCCAGCAGAAGAAGGACCCGGAGGCGCAAAGCCGATGATAGAAGCTGGGGTATTGAAAAACCCTGATGTTGAGGCGATTATCGGTTTACACCTTTGGAATAATTTACCTTTGGGGACACTAGGTGTCCGCGCTGGTGCATTAATGGCAGCTGTAGAAACATTCAAATGTACAATTATGGGCAAAGGCGGACATGGTGCCATGCCCCATCAAACTGTTGATTCTGTTGTGGTTGCTGCCCAAATTGTCAATGCCTTACAAACAATTGTCGCGCGCAACGTCAACCCTATTGACTCAGCAGTAGTGACAGTGGGTGAACTTCATGCTGGAACCAAGAATAATGTGATAGCTGATACAGCCAGAATGAGTGGTACCGTAAGGTATTTTAATCCAGCATATGAAGGCTTTTTTAAGCAGCGTCTTGAGCAAATTATTGCGGGAGTTTGCCAGAGTCATGGTGCTAGTTATGACTTTAATTGTTGGTCGCTTTACCCACCAGTGATCAATGATGCTACCATAGCGGACTTGGTGCGCTCAGTTGCCGAAGAAGTCGTAGAAACGCCCTTGGGTGTTGTTCCTGAATGCCAAACAATGGGTGGCGAGGATATGTCTTACTTCTTACAAGAGGTTCCTGGTTGCTATTTCTTCCTGGGTTCTGCGAACCCTGATAAAGGATTGGCGTATCCACACCATCATCCTCGATTTGATTTTGACGAAACCATCTTGGCGATGGGTGTGGAAATGTTCGTTCGCTGCGTGGAAAAATTCTGTAATTGA
- the bioD gene encoding dethiobiotin synthase produces MTDKLLNTLLITGTDTEVGKTVLTTVLAAYWQKYHSSASMGIMKLMQSGEGDSEWYQKIFSLNQSPEELTPLYFQAPLAPPIAAARENKTVDLAKVWQGFTALRSRRDFIFLEALGGLGSPVTDELTVADLAGEWRLPTVLVVPVRLGAISQAVANVALARQSRINLKGIVLNCVQPRTNTEIADWTPIELMKSLTHIPIFGCLPYLDNLTDLSKMAQVASNLDLERLLYI; encoded by the coding sequence ATGACTGACAAGCTATTAAACACACTATTGATTACAGGAACAGATACAGAAGTTGGCAAAACTGTTTTAACGACAGTATTGGCAGCCTATTGGCAAAAATATCACTCTTCCGCCAGTATGGGAATTATGAAACTCATGCAATCGGGAGAAGGTGATTCCGAGTGGTATCAAAAAATATTTTCCTTAAATCAATCTCCCGAAGAACTCACACCTTTATATTTTCAAGCACCCCTTGCTCCTCCCATTGCTGCAGCAAGGGAAAATAAAACTGTAGATTTAGCAAAAGTGTGGCAAGGTTTTACAGCTTTGCGTTCGCGCCGTGATTTTATCTTTTTAGAAGCTTTAGGAGGATTAGGTTCGCCAGTAACTGATGAATTAACGGTTGCTGACTTGGCAGGAGAATGGCGCTTACCAACAGTGTTAGTTGTTCCAGTTAGATTGGGTGCAATAAGTCAAGCAGTCGCTAATGTGGCTTTAGCACGACAATCACGAATCAATTTAAAAGGTATTGTTTTGAATTGTGTTCAACCTCGAACAAATACAGAAATTGCTGATTGGACACCCATAGAATTGATGAAATCACTCACGCACATTCCAATTTTTGGCTGCTTACCTTATCTAGATAACTTAACTGATTTATCTAAAATGGCACAAGTAGCATCAAATTTAGATTTAGAACGATTGCTATATATCTAA